Proteins encoded within one genomic window of Citricoccus muralis:
- a CDS encoding siderophore-interacting protein: MKKDKSDKKDKKSSKKLKKAKHGEEQARRSDRPRPIRKVGLRSGIAAMTVQETEPLSPTVQRIVLAPVEPERRPESRQLVGEYVRVVVPPSGAAQIPEPQWRETKHGEWPVWAKPAPPSRKYTIRQFWPESGAIEINVTLHDKGPGTDWARSVLPGETTYVLGPKSGYRVSYDYDFYLMVCDETGLPGVSRWLEQLPSTAQGHVFVQAPSPGSFQQLSAPPGMTVTWLSREDNLSAAVMKLPRPEGEAFAWIAAESTAIRPLRRWMRETWELEKADGYSSGYWKDKTKR; this comes from the coding sequence GTGAAAAAAGACAAGAGCGACAAGAAAGATAAGAAGTCCTCGAAGAAGCTGAAGAAGGCGAAACATGGGGAAGAACAGGCTCGCCGTTCTGATCGCCCGCGCCCGATCCGCAAGGTGGGCTTGCGCTCGGGGATTGCTGCGATGACGGTGCAGGAAACCGAACCACTGTCACCCACGGTGCAACGTATTGTGCTGGCACCGGTCGAACCGGAACGTCGTCCGGAATCCCGGCAACTGGTGGGAGAGTACGTGCGTGTGGTGGTGCCTCCGAGCGGGGCCGCTCAGATTCCGGAACCCCAGTGGCGCGAAACGAAGCACGGGGAATGGCCGGTGTGGGCGAAGCCGGCTCCGCCGTCGCGGAAGTACACGATTCGTCAGTTCTGGCCAGAATCGGGTGCAATCGAAATCAACGTGACCCTTCACGACAAGGGCCCCGGAACCGATTGGGCCCGTTCGGTGCTCCCGGGCGAGACCACCTATGTGCTCGGGCCGAAATCGGGGTACCGCGTGTCCTATGACTACGACTTCTACCTGATGGTGTGCGACGAGACCGGCTTGCCCGGTGTCTCTCGGTGGCTTGAGCAATTGCCCAGTACGGCTCAGGGACATGTTTTCGTCCAGGCGCCCAGCCCGGGGTCGTTCCAGCAGCTGTCTGCGCCACCTGGAATGACCGTGACGTGGCTCAGCCGGGAGGACAACCTCAGTGCAGCGGTCATGAAACTGCCGCGTCCTGAGGGGGAGGCCTTCGCCTGGATCGCCGCTGAATCGACAGCAATCCGACCACTGAGGCGCTGGATGCGTGAGACGTGGGAACTGGAGAAAGCCGACGGGTACTCGTCGGGCTACTGGAAGGACAAAACGAAGCGGTAG
- a CDS encoding sensor histidine kinase, which translates to MILKPFRSRNDFAEWNRDTSAGSLSPWITIVLAVFAAVMTTDVLRDRSLEDPVDAFVILTTLITYAAASVVTRRPWTGMIIFLASSVTLAWLVESGVALLLAFAVTLAMIFICGTALLQVTTTVLFTAWPFVVSLLVHDDLSLVHAAAVIGVPVVCIGYAIGRFRRAMVLAEKRNQELEEQKLHIRARERESLARDLHDIVANQLTSMTLVAGSRAHSDRLEDLQEALTEIKGLSREALIELRKLLDVLRTNESPAGPGDGSRLDFQGIESGLQHVVTRLEEFDFTVELTSNLSQKSPLSASTVDAILRILQECSTNAMKYARSSSTIQVYLERDKEKVSLSFTSALPQHIRTRRRSLELSSGQGLLGIRERVALLGGEASIGPVHERWVVEASFPV; encoded by the coding sequence GTGATCCTCAAACCTTTTCGAAGCCGCAACGACTTCGCTGAGTGGAACCGTGACACCAGCGCGGGTTCCCTGTCTCCCTGGATCACCATCGTCCTGGCCGTCTTCGCCGCCGTCATGACGACGGATGTATTGAGGGACCGTTCACTGGAAGACCCTGTGGACGCGTTTGTGATTCTTACGACGCTGATTACTTATGCGGCCGCATCTGTAGTCACCCGCCGGCCGTGGACGGGCATGATCATCTTCCTTGCCAGCAGCGTGACCTTGGCGTGGCTCGTCGAGTCCGGAGTTGCGCTTTTACTCGCCTTCGCCGTGACTTTAGCCATGATCTTCATCTGTGGCACCGCTCTGTTGCAGGTCACCACGACGGTGTTGTTCACGGCTTGGCCCTTCGTCGTGTCTCTCTTGGTGCATGATGATCTATCCCTCGTTCACGCTGCCGCAGTCATCGGAGTTCCGGTAGTGTGCATCGGTTACGCTATCGGTCGATTTCGTCGTGCCATGGTTCTCGCAGAGAAGAGGAACCAGGAGCTCGAGGAACAGAAACTGCACATCCGAGCGCGTGAACGCGAATCACTGGCGCGCGATCTGCACGACATCGTTGCGAATCAGCTCACCAGCATGACGCTGGTAGCAGGCAGCCGCGCCCACAGCGATCGGCTCGAAGACCTGCAAGAGGCACTCACCGAAATCAAGGGACTGAGCCGGGAAGCCCTGATCGAGCTACGCAAACTGCTGGATGTCTTGCGCACGAATGAGTCCCCAGCCGGCCCTGGCGACGGCAGCCGTTTGGACTTCCAGGGCATCGAATCTGGACTCCAGCACGTGGTGACTCGCCTCGAAGAGTTCGATTTCACGGTCGAGCTGACCTCGAATCTGTCCCAGAAGTCACCACTGAGTGCATCGACCGTGGACGCGATTCTGCGCATCCTGCAGGAGTGCTCCACTAACGCCATGAAGTACGCACGCTCCTCATCGACGATCCAGGTCTACTTGGAGCGTGACAAGGAAAAGGTGAGCCTGAGCTTCACCTCCGCACTCCCCCAACACATCCGGACTCGGCGCCGAAGCCTTGAGCTGTCTTCGGGCCAGGGGCTCCTCGGCATCCGCGAGCGCGTAGCGCTCCTGGGCGGTGAAGCGAGCATCGGCCCAGTCCATGAAAGATGGGTCGTTGAAGCGTCCTTCCCGGTCTGA
- a CDS encoding response regulator — protein MTILTAENPMPQPNVAPIRVVVADDQPLMLRALAELIERAPQMEVVGRASHGVEALEQVQATEPDVVLTDLDMPERNGVELIEDLQAYPAIKTLALTTFSSTDWVIAALQAGASGYLVKDAAPDEIVDAIRQVLTNTMVVSPAVVKLLSQHVINQRGGAANPPPGGVPQLNDREQAVVELLAMGMSNREIADELFLSEGSVKLQLRNACQKLHVRDRVQLLVRAVEWGIASPRLGKGRQHLAGRF, from the coding sequence GTGACTATCCTGACCGCGGAGAACCCGATGCCCCAGCCCAACGTTGCACCCATCCGAGTCGTTGTTGCCGACGACCAGCCGCTGATGTTGCGCGCACTCGCGGAACTGATTGAACGAGCACCACAAATGGAAGTCGTGGGCCGGGCGTCTCATGGTGTCGAAGCGTTGGAGCAGGTGCAGGCAACGGAACCGGATGTCGTCCTGACTGATCTGGACATGCCCGAACGCAATGGGGTCGAACTGATCGAAGATCTTCAGGCCTACCCGGCCATCAAAACCCTTGCGCTCACGACGTTCTCCTCCACCGATTGGGTCATCGCGGCATTGCAGGCCGGAGCTTCCGGCTACCTCGTCAAGGACGCCGCACCCGACGAGATCGTCGATGCTATCCGCCAAGTGCTCACCAACACCATGGTGGTGTCTCCCGCCGTGGTCAAATTGCTCTCCCAGCACGTTATTAATCAGCGCGGAGGGGCGGCGAATCCACCTCCCGGAGGCGTTCCTCAACTCAACGATCGCGAGCAAGCGGTGGTCGAACTTCTCGCCATGGGGATGAGCAACCGCGAGATCGCCGACGAGCTCTTCCTCTCAGAAGGCTCCGTCAAGCTGCAGTTACGCAATGCCTGCCAAAAACTTCACGTCCGCGACCGAGTTCAGCTCCTGGTGCGCGCCGTGGAATGGGGCATCGCTTCACCTCGCCTGGGCAAAGGCCGCCAGCACCTCGCTGGCCGCTTCTAA